One stretch of Bacillales bacterium DNA includes these proteins:
- a CDS encoding ectoine synthase, with protein sequence MIVRTLDEIIGSERDTADENWNSRRFLLKDDNVGFTLTETILYAGTETYIWYKNHIEAVYCIEGEAEIETVDDGKKYTIKPGTMYCLDGHEKHYLRAKTDFRVVCVFNPPLTGKEVHDEEGVYPAAVD encoded by the coding sequence ATGATTGTTAGAACGTTGGACGAAATCATCGGCTCCGAACGCGACACCGCCGATGAGAATTGGAACAGCCGTCGGTTTTTGCTGAAGGACGACAACGTCGGTTTCACACTGACGGAAACGATCCTTTACGCAGGAACGGAAACGTACATTTGGTATAAAAATCACATCGAGGCCGTCTATTGCATCGAAGGCGAAGCCGAAATTGAAACCGTCGACGACGGCAAAAAGTATACGATCAAACCAGGAACGATGTATTGCCTGGACGGTCACGAAAAACATTATTTGCGGGCCAAAACCGATTTCCGCGTCGTGTGCGTGTTCAATCCGCCGCTGACCGGAAAAGAAGTGCACGACGAAGAAGGCGTCTACCCGGCGGCGGTCGATTAA